From the Corvus cornix cornix isolate S_Up_H32 chromosome 1A, ASM73873v5, whole genome shotgun sequence genome, the window CCTTCAGTGAGAACTCCACATCCACAGCTTCCACTGCTAGCCAAgtgtgctgcagagccagagccttGAGGAATTCACCACCCATCACAAAGCACCATTTGGCTCCAGTACAATCAAACCTagcagtgctgctggcctgtcagctgctgcttcagtgtcccagccccagcctgtgctgcagatgGGTTTGCTCACTGGGGTGACAGGGCCTAAGGGACACAGTCCCCAGAGCAACTCCATTCTGCACTGTCAGCACTGGCTCTTGGGGATTTGACGTTGCCAGATCTCTCTTGGATTTGATTTCctactgcttttcctgcaggttGGTGGCAAAGCTGTCAGCCAACACTGACACCAcaccagctcccacagcagggacCCTCCTGGGAGTTAGCACACACAGAATATACATTTCTCAGCATTGTCACAGAGGCCTGACCATCACATCACTGGTCACAGCAGCCTAAACCACAACATACTTGcttccttaaacacctcctAATGCTAATGGATTCTATTCTTCACTGAGGAGATCTTTATTGCTACCCCATGCTGACCCctcagctttattttccttcacagCCACCTTACAGCCTTTCTTCCCACCATGGGTTTCTGATCAAAATCCCCCTCTCTAGCATCACACCAGGGATCATACAGCACTTGACTTGCTAGGGCTGCATAACTATAGCCTGCTACCAGAATAATTCCTGCAGTATGAGAGGATTTTTGTGAGCTTGCTCCACTGATGGCTGCAAGAAAAATTGCTGCCAGCTGAGGATTACTTACCTGTAGAGAGCTGGCAGAGATCCAGGCCCTTTGTTCCCTCAGTACAGAGGGATCAAGCAAACTGCATCTCCTGATAGCAATGGTGATTCTTGTGCAGTCAAGATAAAGCTGGTAAATCAGACAgtcttccccctcccctgccatgaGTAAATAAGATACTGAACGTTTTGTTGCTGCCAGCACAAATATAATGTTAATTCAAAGGCAAAGACTGCTCAGCCCTTTGTGGGAGTCCAGGGTAAATGAGAGCAGCTGCTTGCTCCTGCTGCATGATGCTTTCCATTTCATCTCAGCTGCAGGACTCGAGCAGCCATCAAAGCCTGCAGTATTCTGCATCAATCCCTCCCCCCTGCAAAGGGAAACAAGCTTTACTCTAATGAGCCAGAAGCGCACATGGggttacttttcctttttcaaaatcttGCTTGCTGTGGACTACACATCACACTTACCTTGGCCTGTTAACAGCAACCTGGCTCTGCATTTAGCTCTGTAGAAATTCATGCTGCCTTGTGTGTCTGTTTGACAAAACACAACCACTTACTTGTGAGTCTCTATTTTGCTAGCTATAGTCCTGCCTGCCATGTTCCATCTCCTTGTCTTTTGAAGGAAAGCACTCTGGGGATGGGATGCACCTGTTTCTTCTACAAAAAGCATGAGGGTAAGTTTCAGCCCTAAGGAGACTAGGGATGTCTTTGAGTGCATATGAAACTTAAGTTTTTGTTGAAACAGTCAGTCAAGTGTGCTAAGATTTCCAACTCAGTTTCACCTGTTATCTAGACCTCAGCCATCAATAAGGCCTATGCTGATCTAATCCATTACTGCATATGCATTTTGCATATGCAAAAATACTCACAATTACCATTTTATAACTAGGCTGTGCCAATGACTAGCAGGTCTGTATGAGACAAAGTAGATAAGCACATAAGAAATAGACAGGAATATggttctgttaaaaatattaaagattaataaaaaaatattttagccaCATCATGTGTGACCTTAAATCCCAAAGATTGAAAAACCTAAGGTGTAAttaccatatttttttcttagacaATATGAAAATAGGAGTTTTAGATTTTAGgatgaaatgtgtttttaaataaataaacatgcaCAGTGATGCGAACAAGTGAAAATTGCCCTTATTACCTCTTCCAAAAGGTAATTCAAACGAAATTCTGGATAGTTACAAGTTATAAATGCCCCTTCTCTGAGCTGGCAGAAAGAAGTGtgagcagcaccaggcagcacTAGCCTACAGAAGTGATACATAGTCCTTTTTACAAAAACCACAGGGCCCCAGTGTAAAAGCCCCTCCTGTAGCACAGATAACTCCTtcagccagcacaggcagcaatAGCTAAAGCCATGCCCCAGAAGCTACACAGCCAATGCAGTTGCATCCACCACTACAGCAGCAAAGACCCAAGGCACATTCTTTCAGCAGCAGTCATACTGAGTTTATTATACCCTTTGAGACTAAAGTTTACTATCAGAAGATCAATAGCTCTGGCACACTGAACAATTACAATTTGCATTATATACATACTTATGTCTATTTTCATCATAAACAGTTTAAACAAACGAAAAACCTGAACAGCTTTCTTACTAGGTTTGTCAAAACATTTGTTCTGGGCAATTCACAGAGAGTCAGACACCTTAATAAAGGAGTCCACATGAGAAGACCCAAATATTGTTCCCAGTGAACGAGCTCAACAACATCAATCAAGAATTTGTCATATTCAGACATCTCACCTTACCTCCTTTCACACACAAACTTCATTCATGCACctcaaaagaaatacaaagaagcCTAAGCAGTAGCAGAATATATCAACTTTGATTTCtagattatttttaagtgttttgggccatactttatttttccttcctcccccaccTCCTTCAAGCATTTAAATCATCTATTGCACACATATATAAGCTCTCATATTAGTGAGACTAGAAGCTGTGAATTCATTCAACAAATCTCCTAGTTCAGAGATTGGCCCAAGCCATTAAAGAGTAACAACATATTAAACATAGAAGTAATGTCCTTCCtgacagggcagcagcagatttgATACAATGATCTGAAAGGACTATATGGAAACTGACGCGTCTTGGCTGCAACTTCGACAGAGCTATGAATTCTACTGAGGTGACTCTTGCAAGGTACCAGTAATGGGAAGAAActaaactgcattttcacaCACCCTGGGTGAATCtactttccatttttcagaGAAGTCTTGTCAGAACTAAAGATGATGCAGTAATAACCCAGATACAGTTGCTTCTCAGCCCTCCCTCCTATAAGGCTAATTTAAGAACCAGAAAGGGTCAGCATCCAGATAACCTCCAAATTTTGCTCTACAAATACTGTAATATAATACTGCACAACCTTGAAAGACATAATATATTTCATGATAATTAAACACTTCAGATGGACTACCCAAGACTTTATGTCAAACCATAGTACAAAATAGAAGTTTGAATGAATTATCAGTTATTATTGAAATGAATCCTAATGGCTCCATGCTCTTGGTAGTGTGATGTGAAAGTGGAAGCACTTCAAAAATATCAACTTCTTTTATACTCTTTCAGTTGGACTTTCAGAAATTCTGTTCCATTGGCTGTGCAAGTTGGTGTCCTTGTATACGAGCCAAACATTTCCCACCCATAAAATCATATTAAGCAAGCCAAATGCCTGTAgggtaaagaaaataaaagggcagggggggaagaaaaagggaatatGAAATTTGTTGTATTTgattgggttttgtttttctttttttaaaacaagccaGAATATGCCTTCAAGGCAAACCAGAAAAACACTACCTTTGGCACCCCTTTCATTTGGACAATACATTTCCTCAATCTTCTGAGTATTATAAACTATTTTAACCATTTAACAGAGTTCTTTGTAAACCAGAGAGTCACTCACTCTCTCCTTTGCACAGAATTAGACAAATTCTTTCCAGTCACTGAGCACCTCTGCATATGCACTCTCAGACCACGAGTAATTATTACTGGGCCAAAGAATAACAGCCTGAGTTTCGAAAAGCAGGATTCACTAGGAAGTTCATACAATAAGCCTAATTTGCTCTGCTGTGAAGGGTTCTTTGTATGAACATGAGCTTCATACTATTTTGTTACAAGGAAGCTCAATTTGATGTGTAAAAATGCTCACAGTCAACTAAAAATCTGGGttcagcaccagcacagcattTCCTCCTTACTTGTATCAGTCATCAGACCACTTGGGTGGCTCACTAAGATATTTCAAGTTGCTCCTGGCTACAGGCATAAATAGACACACAGATGCTTCTGGTAATGCTGTCTGTAACAGCTCCAGAGGTAGATCCtgcaaattttctctttattttctttagaaggaGACTTGTTTCCttcaagaaattatttgctcagTGTTTTACCACAGTACTAATGGACCTGAATGACTAATAACCCATAAAGAAATCTTAACACACAGCAACATATGCAATCAGTAGAACAGGACTCTCAGGTActatttgttgtttttcaaCACATTTATTGTGCCCATATGGTGGAAGGCATACATACCACAGACACATTCAGAATTCCCATGCTGGTCACAGAAAGAAAGTGGCAAGCTGTCCCTGGTGCTTTGCAAGATTCAATTCCTGGAATAATGCTGGCTCCTGTGGACACCTTGATGTCAGCAAGCGCCTTTGCCCAAACAAAAGTACTGACCAACCACAGAAAGGCTGTCAAGACACTGATAACCAAGTCCTACACAAGAGAAATACTCATTAGTAGGTCAGAAAAACGGAAGAATATATATGAGAGCAAGGCAGAGACAGTATCAATTATGGCACCAAGATAACTGCAGCAGTGCTAACGATCACAAGAAAATTTAATCATTAACAATGTTATAATTACAACTGCATGTTGATAACCAGCTACAAAACTATATGCTTGTGCTTGATAGATGCAAAAGGCAGTCTTAACCTCCGTAAGAAATTTGTTTCTAAAATCAGATGCCTAGCACTATTTTATGAGGATTTAAGCAAAAGTTAACTAAAGTGAAGGTGgtgggagaggggcagaggaTTTAAATCTGGATGTCTGATATGCAAAAATTTGGCTTGAAAGGTCACTAAGTCCATTCTCAAGCATGGTATGAAATTTCTCATTCAGAGCTTCAATACTGAAGGTGACTAAAATTTACAAGGTAATTATTTCCCTCTGCCAATTACAGCAGGTGCTGTATACAGAGAAAATTCTCAGATTAACAGAGGAGGTCCCACCTATGGAACAATATTATATTCAAATGCatgatataaaagaaaagttgTGGTGAAGGTACTGTTCTCCTGAAAAAGTGAAAGTTCATTCCAGTGCTTCATTAACCACATAAGGTGTGATGCCATGGATAGCCAAGGGCTTTGGGTCCCCTTTTCTGCTTGAGTGCTGTAGTGACCAGTCCAACATACTTATATTCACTCTCCATTTAACTTTTGTAACTACTGGATATCCACCAATCATTCTCTTATTCACAATACTTCTCATCTCTTTGTAGTTTCAAAgtaaaaacattcaaatatcTTAGTATTACTTACAGTTAGTGGAAACTTGTTATTTTGTTGGTACACGTGGTTATATCCAATATATACCACAAGGGCAGTAAGGCAGTAGAGGAACACCAGTGCTGCCAGTGTAACAAAGAACTGTGCAGAAGAGGAGAAGTTACCCATGAGGTAGGCATCAGTCCAAGTACCACCACAGCCTTCTGGGTCTGGTGCACTAAATACAACAGCATTCAACCTGCGAAGATTATATCAGTGTAGTTAGAGATTGCTATACAGTGGGAAGCACATATAATTATGCTTCATGCTTCACAATAACAGTGCTTCAGCAGTCTGATTGTATAAGTTTGCTCTGAAAGATACACATATAAATAATCAGTTATGCAACACAAAGGTTTGTCAAGCTACCTGAAGATTGTGCCCAATCCTACACTGAGATATACAATATTACCTTCAGGAGAAGAATCCTAATCTCATTTTTAGAGCAGCTGAACAAAAAATCCCCTATTTGGAAGCAGGCTTAACAATATTGTTTGAGAGACTGGCAGTTAAACAAGGTGATCAGGACTTAAAAGGCATTATAGCtacaaaaaaattgaagcaCAGAAGCTGAATAAATAAAGCCTATGTGACTAGCAGTGACCACTCTGTGACCAGCACAGAATTATTTCAGATCGCCATTCTCCCCTCCAAATGCTGTTACAATGCTGCATTTCATGACCAAATTCTGTACTGTTGTAGTAGCTTTAACTGGGTGGCCACAGGAtcaatttctgtatttatgttCTTACATTTATTGAACACATATGGAGCACCAACCCTGCACTCATCATAGGTGTGCAGCTGCAAGAGTAAAGAGGAAgccttcttcctcctgctccaggaaagGAGCTTGTCTCTACAAGAGTACTGCAGTGACACTGAAGTATTTATGTTTTTTGTGCCCAACACCCTTACCAAGATAATGGTGGAATACACTGAAAAGACTTTTCCATTCAGTTTTTGAACAAAAATAGGATAAAGGAGCATTCAAAATAATCTTATCTGGGCCTCCAAAGCAGCTACAAATTGATGAAGAATTAGGCTGCTAAAATTGGTTGTGTTGTTTTGCTTACTAATTACTTTCTACAACATTCATGCACTGCTAGACTAGAGTGTAAGGTAGAGTCAAAGAGAGCATAACAGTCTACTGCCATTTCTACCTGCTTCTTCCTATAGGGCACTAACAACTACAGTGCTTTGAACAATTACAACTAAATActcatttattgctgctacagAGCAAGCCAGAAGTTTCCCATCTTCATTTATAGAGTAAGTACATAGTCATAAGGAGACAGATGGGGAAAAAgggaataataaataattatcaAGTAATTACTGAAGAGCTAATGCTCACCTGAATGGATAAGCAAAAGCAGCTGTAATTGTTTTGTTTACCACACCTTTGCAGGAAACTAGAAGTGTAGTTTCACCTTGAAAGCCTCCACATGTGGCAAAAGCAAAGATGGCAAGAATCTACAGGAATTAATACATAGACACATTAGTGCACACCACTAGAGCTCAAAGGAAGCAAACTCAACATTTAGCTGAAATAGCAGCAAAGCTGAAGTATGAAGTGATGTcaagaataaaatgctgagtTTCTAAATTCCAAAAGCATAAGCAACACTGCTAACCAAAGCCcatttgaaaatgctttctgtttaatttcacttgcacagaaaaatttttggggtttctattttgttggcttttttaatGCTAACAGCCAGCATAGTATTTCTTGCAGTGgataaaggaaatatttttacagtcttGCATATCCACAACTATAAATTCAAGTAACTAGAGAGTATATGCTCAAAGTATCACACATCAACCTGACTCTCTAAATAgctcttgttttcccttttttcactATCCAGACCCTAAACCCCCAATCATCAGAACACACAGCATCACAAGCTGCTGTAACACACTTGTAATTAACACATCAAGCTTACGTATCTGCAATCCAAGGGCttggctgaggagcagcccagTGTTGGGCACCCAACACCAGCAACCTGGGGCAGGCTCTATCAGCCCAGTAGCTCACACCTCTCCAGGGGTATCCAGCCCAGGCACAGGAGCAAAGCCAAGCCTAGGGCAGCAGAGGAAACAGCCCCACCATGCCCCTCCAGCTCTACTCACCCATTCAAGGACCTTCACAAAGCCCAGAGGCTCCAAGAGCATGCTGAAGTCCACCCTCAAGCCCACCATCATGGGAGAGACCAAGGCAGCCAGCAGGAACCAGAACAAACACCAGCCAACTGCTTCAGCATCCCCAGCACCTCCATATAGAGGCACCCTGTGCCACACCCCATCACCTGGAGATGGGGATGGACACACCCACAGACACTCAGCTGGGGCTCTTTAGTCCCAGGCCTTGTCTGTGGGATGGGGAAATGATGCAGTGACTGTCACAAGGGGGTACAGCATTGGCCATTTTGTGCAGTGAGGCAGCAGtgatttcttcctctcccctaTCCTCacccccttcctcttcctcttcctctctcctcaccCAGCACACTTTGGGCAGTCATATGTGCCATACCTTGAGCTTGATGATTTGGTGGCAAACAAGGCACAGGCACCTGACAACCCATGTGCTTGCTAAAATCCCATCAATTACCTTTGACTTTTTAAGctttaattgttttctgtgaCTGCACTTTGTTACTGATATATTAATCATCAGTAAAAGTGAAGAGCTAAAACTCATGCTGAAGAAGGTTTGACGACTGTAAGAGGGGCTGCTCTCTTCCCTGGCCAGAGACCATGGATAGCCAAGGTGGCCACGGGCACAGCacttgctgctgcagtttcctGGCTCTGATTCAAGATCAGAATCTTGAGGATTCTGGGAGCTTCTTCTGGGATTACTGGGGGCCTCTGAGGAACACCAGGATGTCTGGTGCTGCTCTTGGGAAAGGGTGGCTAtgggaggctgtggctgcttcTTGCAGGATCCACCTGATCGGGCAACTTATAGCAAGATCTGCAAGCAGATCCTGGCCAAAGGTCCCACATACTAGCTGAACCCCATTATTGCTGCCAGGCAGCCTTGAAGAAGGTGCTGAGGAGATGACAATAGAAGAGTTGGCTTTGAGTCCAGATCCTGGCTGTAGTTAGAGGGTGCAACAGCTTGTGCCAAAGGGGGCCAGTAACCTCCACAGGACAGCAGATATGTGCTCAGCTGTGGTGGTAGTGGTGTGCTGGGGGTCCCAGTCCCAGCACTGTCAGGATCAGCTCTCCCTTGGCTCAGATGGAACTATTGAGGGGATTGCAGCTCTCCAGTCCTGGGGCTGACAAGCTGAGGTGTTCTATGGACCTGATACCGACAGGTAAGGAAGGACTGCTCAGGGCTATGGAGGCTGGGGGCCTGACTGAGTTTGCTCTGTGACAGATGTTATTGCTGTGAATAAGACATGGGAGACCAGCCTAGGGTAGGAATACAGGGGGAAGCTTCCAGGCTGGGGACTACCTGTGAGAACGGTAGCAAAGCCAGTGTTCAGCTGGCctagagctgtgctgctgcaaagtGCCTGAATGGCTACAGGGTCTGCCATTCTCATACAGTTCAAGTAGAACTTTTGGCTTTCTGTGCAATGACCAAGAGAGGTGCTGACATCTGCCTACTGCTCCGGATCCTGGAGGGAGTCCAAGTTAAAGCTTTGGAAAGGATGGCTCTTGCTTTCACTGCTTTGTTAAATAGTATGTAAATCTCACAGAAAATCCACTGTGATCCAGACAAGCAGTGCTGAGGGTTCAAGCCACCTTGGTTAGCTTTGCTGCCTGGAGAGCCAGTGCCCTTAAGGAGTAAAACAGGAGTATAAAACCAGGGACAGACCAAGGTGAAATATCTATTTGCTCATCTTCTTGGCATCCTCCATGCCAAAGAAAATCTGTTCCATGTATAAGTGGCATACACAATCTTAGTTCAGCCTAAATGAACCAAGTAGCTTCCTGTCCTCCCATCTAATATGcctctgtaattttttctgtctttcttcttccaTATATTCTACTTAAACCCTATAAGTAATGTATCTCCCTAAAGATGAATATAGACACTTGTTTCATTGCTCTCCTTTTCCACTTGTCAGttagttaaaataatttcattatttaaagcatttttcaaaaatgctcTTTGTCCTGATTTatatgctttttcttcctcaggtCTTTTCAGATGTCAGATGTCCAGTATGGATGTACCAGAACTATATACATTGTTCTAGCTGTGGGCTCGTTAATTCAAAATTGGAAAGGCTCTTAATTTTTCACTCCATATAACTTATCTTTCCCCTGAGGTTAAAGGTATTTTGGAACATTTCTGCTAGTGGATTTAATTCCAAAGTGATaccaaacatttaaaatataggTGGTCCTTCCAAATGGCAAATTTCATAACCTGAAACCAATTCTGGATCAAATCTCTGCAAGGAAGAGTTTAAACAGGAGGACTGTATATTTGTTAGGAGCACTGAAAAAGTCCACTACAAAAAAGAGAGTTATTTTATTGGAAAATCAGCTTGGCTTAGAGAAAAAGTGATTGAagtataaaaaatacagaacaaatgTGAGAAAGGAGAAGTTGATAATAATACAAATTAGAAGATAGACTATGGAAAAAAAGTGATAAGAAAGCAAATGTGCCACAGGACCAGCATATGGTCTACAGGCTTCTGGACAATAGTGATGCATTTTTGAaacagaggagggagagaggagctTATACCAAAGTAAACAGACAGAAATGTGGAATCaactaagaaacaaaaaagagagagagagagaaagagagagagagagaaagattaAGCAGGAACAGCCAAAATTGTATTCTGTATTtgggaaaaagcaggagagtATTAATATGCTAATCATGTAATAAATCCTCTCCAGTTCAGCAGGGCTCAGGGGAGTGCTGAGTCACATCTGCTAAAGCTTCTATATCAGTTGTGAATACCCAGCAACCCCAGTTTGGACAGGGCTGATAAAGGAGTTCTCTTATTACAGATGGTGATTGACGGTCATCTCTGAAACACTGTTTGAGGTCCAGGTGTCTGAATGCTATGGCAATATAGTCCTATCCATTTATCTCTATTCCTAAGAAAAGAGATGGGGTGACTGATGCAGAACCCTCTTGATGGTGAATTAAATTAGAACAATACAGTTAGTGTCAAGCTGCATTGTCATTTGGGAGTCAGTTTTTGCCGATTAGCCAATGCTTAAGCTGATCAAAAGACTGCGCTGATAATACTTGACACTGTAACATGGTTTCAGGTTCTGTGATGTATTTGGCCTGGTATTTGATGACTCTAGAAGGATATAAAACTCGTGTAATTACTGATTTAATTAGAAAGCAGGTAACTGACGGAGctttaactgaaaattattgGTAgtagtagtaaaaaaaaaaaaattctcagtatACTATCCTTTGGAGgttaaaaaaaggacaaaacctgTGATGTCTATCTAGCTGGTCTGACGGTGTCTGACAAAGCTGTGGGAGAGACGAGTGGGATTCCTGGCTGCCCCAGAGATGTGTGTGCAACAGAGACAGCAAAGTGTCTGTGCCCCTGAGCAAGGAGAGAGGGGGCTTCCCCTGGAGCACTGTGCAACAGTCTCATTTACTAATGCCTGTGGAAGATTAACTCAAACTACCTGGATGGTTAAGAGTCACAGAGAGCTCATTTTCTAAGACTGAAAGAACTTGGGTGGCTTAGCAAAATGAAGGGTAACTGAAGGTATTACTGCTGGCTTGAACTGTGCAAGGGAGCAGACGCAGGGAAGGCAGAGATTTATACTGAGACAGTTTAGCAAAAGGATCCTGCATGTAATCaaagaatataatttatattcaaCATACAATGTGAGATTCTGAAAATATATTCCAACAGAAGGCAAACACAAAGTTGTTTTATAGGGAGTTCAGAATACTTGCAATATTGTTGTTTATGATAGCAGTGGAAAAAACCCTTGATGGTTCATGGTGTTCTTTGCCCATCCAATCCCCTACACCGTCCAAACAAGGATTAATTCAGGGAAGTCCTGAGGTCTGTGTTTACAGATAAAGCAAGAGTGGGTGATTAAGTTAAAACTTATCTGGCAGGGGAGGAAACCATTGCACAGGACTGCTCTGTCCACAGCACTGTCTAttcagcagggctggaaacaCCAGGTGaagaaagtgcttttctttctcccatagtaaataaaatttacttgCCACAAAACTGTCTGCAGATAGTTTCTTATCATGTAATGATCTGAATTTTGTTAGTTCTCTGTATGTTTTCAAGTATctgcataattttattttcttgtgcaCTCTAATACtttaaatctttcctctttAGACCTGtgagtatatttatttttccatttatttctcattGGTTAGCTAATAACATTAAGttacatttctccttttccctgacTTCTGTAGCACaactctgccttttctccaaCACTTCGGAAATCACTGTTCGATGCGTTTGAtctttgctgaaagtccttgaGGCATATTTCACTGCATGTGCCATTCATCTTTCATATCCAAGCAGGTCTTAAGTTCTTTGGCTAATACAAGTTAGATTTTCCAAGATActgtataattaaaaaaaaaaaaatctatgcatTTTACACTGCTTTTATGTCATTTACTCATAGCAGCTTAGTTATTTCTGACCTATGACTAGTAGCCTTGCTGCCTTGAATTTAAATTCTCTACTACTGCATGTGGAAAAATTCTTGTTGTTCTCCTCGATACCTGTAGAAGCCACTGAAGGGTGAGTGGTCGTGTCCCCTATGCCCCAcatttctgtgtgcatttcCAAAGGGCAAGAGGGaacacagcccttcccagagAGGCAGTAGCTCATCTGGAAGATTCTGAGCAGAAGTTTCTCATAGTTGCTCTTGCCTTGGAAATGTGATTTCCACGTTTCACAGTTTGCAAAAAATCCTGTGGCTTAATTTTCATAGCTCATCACTCTATAGGTGTTAGCTGGGTACCATGGGACCTCCTCCGTGCAATATACTGGTGTGTGCCTTGTTCTTTAAGTACTCCTTGGAAAACCATCATTGAAGACAGAGTTCTAGAAGATAACAATTAACTATAAAGGACAAAGAATATGATGTATGTAGCTGGAATAAGAATTCTAAGTTGTACTGTAGAGTTATGGATCTTCAGGCAGGATTGATTCGGCTGCTTTTTGGGAGGGTTTCTCTGGGCATTTGGGTGGCTGCAGGACTGTGCAGAGTCCTGTTCTACCATCTAGTGGCACGTTGGGACAGTGCACACGGTGGAAATTGCCCATTTTCAGGATAAGGAGGTCTTTGTTAATGTAATAAATTATTACTAATTTATGTTTGTCATCTCTTAAACCAAACAGAATTTCCTGGATGAAGGGAAGCCATTAAGAAggccagggatggtgacttccACACGGTGGAAAGGGGGTAGAAAAtattctctgctgcagccagaccACTTATGCTTGGTGTGGATCATCGGTAGCATCTCTGAACAGACACTGGTCTTACTGCATTTAGTGCTGCACATGATCTGTACCTTACAGCAAAGCACAACTCTCTAGTGCTATTATGAGTTTACTTTTTGATGAATCTTGAAATCAGAAAagcccttcccttttccttctcttcatttCTTGACAGTAATCTCTGAGAACTAATCTAGTAAATTCAATTTTGAACATATCATGCCACTTTAGGCAATATCTGTTCTTTATGCTTCTGCCTACCCCTGGGTTTTCTGGTGTTTATGTGTTGCTTTGTTGGCACTGACAAATAAATATGATCCGCCCATGGCTGCACTCTTTTCTGCAGAAGGTTATACTGCCACACATGTGAACTGATCAggacaaaaaataaacccataaataggatttttttttgtaccaAATGGATGTAAAAAAAGCTTGCGCTGGCACAAAGCAGGAGGTGTTTTCAGGGAACATCCCAGGAGCATTTGAACACAAAGAATACaattctgctcccagcagaaaATGCAGGGCAGGACAAAATGCCTTTGGAGCTCCCAAAGGTAGCAAACTGGACCCCTGAACTGGGCTCAAGATCAGCTCAGGGCCTGCTGTAGCACACTGACTCTCAGGACTaaagaagctttaaaatg encodes:
- the SYPL1 gene encoding synaptophysin-like protein 1, whose protein sequence is MMVGLRVDFSMLLEPLGFVKVLEWILAIFAFATCGGFQGETTLLVSCKGVVNKTITAAFAYPFRLNAVVFSAPDPEGCGGTWTDAYLMGNFSSSAQFFVTLAALVFLYCLTALVVYIGYNHVYQQNNKFPLTDLVISVLTAFLWLVSTFVWAKALADIKVSTGASIIPGIESCKAPGTACHFLSVTSMGILNVSVAFGLLNMILWVGNVWLVYKDTNLHSQWNRISESPTERV